A section of the Microbacterium forte genome encodes:
- a CDS encoding CDP-alcohol phosphatidyltransferase family protein: MPNQVSLISAAFTFTGIVLLATVPPSIVLGIIVWLLLAVGYAWDSADGQVARLRGGGSLAGEWLDHVLDSTKLVALPLAVAIGWYRFFPLPSDLWLLVPLGFAVISTVTFFGMILNDLLRGKKGVAQAAQAGGFSLGRSLLGLPTDYGVLCFAFVLWGWPQAFMLIYSLLALAALLYLAAALAIWFRKMSALG; the protein is encoded by the coding sequence GTGCCGAATCAGGTCTCTCTGATCAGCGCGGCCTTCACCTTCACGGGGATCGTGCTCCTGGCGACGGTCCCGCCGTCGATCGTGCTCGGGATCATCGTCTGGCTGCTCCTCGCGGTCGGCTATGCCTGGGACAGCGCAGACGGTCAGGTCGCGAGGCTCCGTGGAGGAGGCTCGCTCGCGGGGGAGTGGCTCGACCACGTGCTGGACTCCACCAAGCTCGTCGCTCTTCCGCTCGCAGTCGCCATCGGCTGGTACCGGTTCTTCCCGCTGCCGTCGGACCTCTGGCTTCTGGTGCCGCTCGGCTTCGCAGTCATCTCGACGGTGACGTTCTTCGGGATGATCCTGAACGACCTGCTGCGCGGCAAGAAGGGCGTTGCGCAGGCGGCTCAGGCCGGTGGGTTCTCACTCGGGCGCTCTCTGCTCGGGCTTCCGACGGACTACGGCGTCCTCTGTTTCGCGTTCGTGCTGTGGGGCTGGCCGCAGGCTTTCATGCTGATATACAGCCTCCTCGCCCTCGCCGCGCTGCTGTACTTGGCCGCCGCTCTGGCCATATGGTTCCGGAAGATGTCAGCGCTCGGCTGA
- a CDS encoding right-handed parallel beta-helix repeat-containing protein, whose amino-acid sequence MAPAAAAESSGVVLIQDSMTRTVAKGLGTAPDGRTYDASPLTSISVANGKAKLSAAAPGATVTARPVGLSVRDSTQSTVFTLPQLPKSGSGVYVSLQSRLTADGFYQTQVRVDPKGVVLLETLRVNAGVQTSLGHAWVPELRVKAGVPFVLETRLAGTTAVTVDARVTAAGTKPTTWKLSVTDRSAKRLAAQGRVGVRLYVSRSTPALAALFDDLTVTAKATTTPAPPTTPTTPTTPTTPTTPTTPTAPAGAAGAAPVWNVAGARTGAGSALVGTTKYPVPAGALFVSPNGTAAGSGTSAAPFATVQAAVDRAPSGSTLVLRAGSYHETVVIPAGKKITIQSYPGEAVWFDGASTLKNWQASSGRWFSADWKYDFDSTPSFTKGEADGTEPGWRWLNAAYPMAAHPEQVWIDGAAQAEVSSLAALKPGTFFTDVANDRLYLGSDPAGRTVRASTLTKALSLRGEGAVVRGIGVRNYATSVWMMGAVTVEAPKATIENVVIYDTASTGLFVGASNTTVRDVTLARNGLMGLGANYADALTIDDLLAVENNAEHFNTSPVSGGVKIAKSRGVTVSDSALLRNDGPGVWLDQSVYDVRITGSDLVENRGAGAFLELSQKIDFVNNLVLRNAGNGVKINNTGGVNLWNNTIIGGDRAVNIVQDSRSSTDSSVPGHNARRPFPDSTMPWLIRDISMGNNVIGESAGNCTVCVEDYTHRYTPADLNIRSDGNVVQRNSAAAPTWFVIWSRGTANVNPYVFTTWADYRTTTGQDANSTAVEGRKATDASGRLLAGVTAPARGLPAIVATILGSTTPTIGARFP is encoded by the coding sequence GTGGCCCCCGCCGCGGCCGCAGAGAGCTCAGGCGTGGTCCTCATCCAGGACTCGATGACGCGCACCGTCGCCAAGGGCCTGGGGACCGCGCCCGACGGCCGAACGTACGACGCCTCACCGCTGACCTCGATCTCGGTCGCGAACGGCAAGGCGAAGCTGTCCGCCGCCGCGCCGGGTGCCACCGTGACCGCGCGACCGGTCGGTCTCTCCGTCCGCGACTCCACTCAGTCGACGGTCTTCACGCTTCCGCAGCTGCCGAAGTCCGGTTCGGGTGTGTACGTGAGCCTGCAGTCGCGACTCACGGCCGACGGCTTCTATCAGACGCAGGTCCGCGTGGATCCGAAGGGAGTGGTGCTTCTCGAGACGCTCCGCGTGAACGCGGGGGTGCAGACGAGCCTCGGCCACGCGTGGGTTCCCGAGCTCCGTGTGAAGGCCGGCGTCCCGTTCGTCCTCGAGACCCGCCTCGCTGGGACGACCGCAGTCACGGTCGATGCACGGGTGACCGCGGCAGGAACGAAGCCGACCACGTGGAAGCTCTCTGTCACGGATCGCTCGGCGAAGCGCCTCGCGGCCCAGGGGCGCGTGGGGGTGCGGCTCTATGTCTCGCGGAGCACACCCGCGCTGGCAGCTCTCTTCGATGACCTCACCGTCACCGCGAAGGCGACGACGACGCCTGCTCCGCCGACGACTCCGACGACTCCGACGACTCCCACGACTCCCACGACTCCGACGACACCGACGGCTCCCGCCGGTGCGGCCGGAGCGGCCCCGGTCTGGAACGTCGCCGGCGCGAGGACGGGCGCGGGGTCGGCGCTCGTCGGAACCACGAAGTATCCGGTTCCCGCTGGAGCGCTCTTCGTCAGCCCGAACGGCACAGCGGCCGGCTCGGGCACCTCCGCGGCCCCCTTCGCCACGGTCCAGGCCGCGGTCGACCGGGCGCCTTCAGGTTCGACGCTTGTGCTTCGCGCGGGTTCGTATCACGAGACGGTCGTGATCCCCGCGGGCAAGAAGATCACGATCCAGTCCTATCCGGGTGAGGCGGTCTGGTTCGACGGCGCCTCGACCCTGAAGAACTGGCAGGCTTCCAGCGGTCGCTGGTTCAGCGCGGACTGGAAGTACGACTTCGATTCGACGCCGTCCTTCACCAAGGGCGAGGCCGACGGAACAGAACCCGGCTGGCGGTGGCTGAACGCGGCGTATCCCATGGCCGCGCACCCCGAGCAGGTCTGGATCGACGGCGCCGCTCAGGCCGAGGTCTCTTCGCTGGCGGCACTGAAGCCGGGCACCTTCTTCACCGACGTGGCGAACGACCGGCTCTATCTCGGGAGCGACCCTGCAGGCCGTACGGTGCGCGCGTCGACTCTTACCAAGGCGCTTTCGCTGCGCGGGGAAGGCGCGGTCGTCCGAGGCATCGGCGTCCGCAACTACGCGACGTCCGTCTGGATGATGGGCGCCGTCACCGTCGAAGCGCCGAAGGCGACGATCGAGAACGTCGTGATCTACGACACGGCGTCGACCGGACTCTTCGTCGGCGCCTCGAACACGACGGTGCGCGATGTGACGCTGGCTCGCAACGGCCTGATGGGGCTCGGCGCCAACTACGCTGACGCGCTGACGATCGATGACCTCCTCGCCGTCGAGAACAACGCCGAGCACTTCAACACATCGCCCGTGTCCGGCGGCGTGAAGATCGCGAAGTCGCGGGGAGTCACCGTGAGCGATTCCGCCCTGCTGCGCAACGACGGCCCAGGGGTGTGGCTCGATCAATCGGTCTACGACGTTCGCATCACAGGATCCGACCTCGTCGAGAACAGGGGTGCCGGCGCTTTCCTCGAGTTGTCCCAGAAGATCGATTTCGTCAACAACCTCGTCCTTCGGAACGCGGGCAACGGCGTCAAGATCAACAACACCGGCGGCGTGAACCTGTGGAACAACACGATCATCGGCGGTGACCGGGCTGTGAACATCGTGCAGGACAGCCGCAGCTCCACGGATTCGTCCGTCCCGGGACACAACGCTCGGCGCCCGTTCCCGGATTCGACGATGCCGTGGCTGATCCGCGACATCTCGATGGGGAACAACGTCATCGGTGAGAGCGCCGGAAACTGCACGGTGTGCGTCGAGGACTACACGCACCGGTACACCCCGGCCGACCTCAACATCCGCTCGGACGGAAATGTGGTGCAGCGGAACAGCGCTGCGGCGCCCACTTGGTTCGTCATCTGGTCGCGTGGCACGGCCAATGTGAACCCGTATGTGTTCACGACGTGGGCGGATTACCGGACGACGACAGGGCAGGACGCGAACTCCACCGCGGTCGAGGGCAGGAAGGCGACGGATGCCTCTGGAAGGCTGCTCGCGGGTGTGACGGCCCCCGCCAGAGGTCTTCCGGCGATCGTGGCGACGATCCTCGGATCGACGACACCCACGATCGGGGCCCGGTTCCCCTGA
- a CDS encoding PKD domain-containing protein, which yields MGTTAMSWGRRGRGALIAIAVTLAVAFGSLVTMSPAQADVSPPAGEASTVTADSLPTVQINGIVWDQAVVGNVVYAAGKFTSARPAGAAAGTNETPRSNLLAYDIRTGVLIASFAPSINGQVRQVEASPDGTRLYIVGDFTTVNTQTRNRVAAFDLPSGNLAAFNPNSNGVTSGVAATNDTVYITGTFGRVSGNDRSGAAAFTRAGALLPWAPALEGRQGRVVTVSPAGDKVVLGGNFQTLNGSSNPGYGLAMVSASDASLLPFSANNVIRNAGLDAAILSLKSSGDDIYGTGYVFGAGGNLEGSFRASWSSGDLVWVNDCHGDQYDVEPMGDTVYAAGHSHYCGSLEGGFPQSDPWSFYRGLAVSKDVARTTPYGLNLGYYDFGGNPAPKLLHWFPAFNAGNVSGASQGPWSVSSNSEYLVYGGEFTRVNNTGQQGLARFAVTSKAPNAQGPILWNTAWPASSIALTGGSVRVSWPLNYDRDSEYLKYEVLRDNAVVKTYENVRSKSADWGLPPMAFVDTTVTNGTTYTYRVRATDNEGHSILGGTTTVTASGSAAPSAYRTAVLDDAPLNYWPLDDSSATLSYDWAGASDLAVRSGVTRGTTGAMLSDSRSASSFDGSGEGFASTTSAIAGPNTFGIEAWFKTTTTNGGKIVGFGNSSTGTSGSYDRHVYMEPSGQVTFGVYPGSSQTISSASAFNDGQWHYVSAGLSDGGMVLYIDGVRVAQRTDVTSAQAYNGYWRVGGDSPWSGAAFFPGQIDDVAIYGAPLTREQVASHYTASGRELEGSTAPADAYGAAVYAADPALYWRLGESTGDTAADASGYNQKGTYFGSVSKGADGALAGVTNKAASFEGGQVISQNSYTNPRSYSLEAWFKTSTTTGGKIIGFGNSSNGNSSGYDRHVYMTPDGKLIYGVWVGFADTLQTSASYNDGQWHQVVATQGATGMRLYVDGVEQGSNGQTNAQDYTGYWHVGGDVTWGPGDWEFDGSIDEVAVYLSPLSGTTVSQHYALGTTGAPANIAPTASFTNTMTKLGLAVDASASADADGTIASYSWNWGDGTPAGTGATATHTYAVAGSYTVTLTVTDDKGATGTSTSVVEAVANQAPVSSFTSAATDLKADVDASASQDTDGTIAGYSWNWGDGSAAGSGKTATHTYAAAGTYTITLTVTDDEGATSQTTASITVTAPVGAVTYATDSFNRTVASGLGTANTGGAWTLSNTASNYLVSGAYAAFQQPAGGAQRYAYLTGVSSTDTAVDVDVVLPQLPTGGSAYYTVAARRVGTEDYRSRVIVSPTGGVQLQLQQTATVLTTASTGLTVSAGDALHVRTEATGTSPTTVRAKVWKVGTAEPANWTSSTTSSTAGLQSAGHVGLGVYLGGSVTNVPFQTRFDNFWAGSTTGGPTPPANQAPVAAFTSSVSGLSATVNGSTSTDADGTIASYAWDFGDGATATGVTPAAHAYAAAGTYQVKLTVTDDKGATGTVTKAVTVTAGPANQNPVASFTATPTDLTVAVDGTASTDPDGSVASYAWNFGDGATATGSTASHPYAAAGTYTVTLTVTDNLGAVNTVTKSVTVVAPAGAAFAADDFGRANGTLGTAQTGGVWTQTSGAANVAIDNGAAKFTTQAAGQTRTASLNSATSTSTDLTFTVTAPAMPAGARVYVAALARVVGSDDYRARWLIGADGSVTAQLARGGTALVSQNMAGFTFAAGTVYNVRVQAFGTGTTTLRSKLWAAGTTEPAAWQLSTTDSTAALQTAGYVGISTYAGSGFTSVPYTLTFDDFRARGVTP from the coding sequence ATGGGCACTACAGCAATGTCTTGGGGACGCCGCGGACGCGGTGCATTGATCGCGATCGCGGTGACGCTCGCCGTCGCCTTCGGATCGCTGGTGACGATGTCGCCCGCGCAGGCGGACGTGAGTCCACCGGCCGGAGAGGCCTCGACGGTCACCGCTGATTCGCTGCCGACGGTGCAGATCAACGGCATCGTCTGGGATCAGGCCGTGGTCGGCAACGTCGTGTACGCCGCCGGCAAGTTCACCAGCGCACGCCCCGCAGGGGCGGCCGCCGGAACGAATGAGACGCCGCGATCGAACCTCCTGGCCTACGACATCCGCACCGGGGTGCTGATCGCGTCGTTCGCGCCGTCGATCAACGGCCAGGTGCGTCAGGTCGAAGCGTCGCCAGACGGCACTCGCCTCTACATCGTCGGTGACTTCACGACCGTGAACACCCAGACCCGCAACCGCGTGGCGGCGTTCGACCTGCCCAGCGGAAACCTCGCGGCGTTCAACCCGAACTCCAACGGCGTCACCTCGGGTGTCGCCGCGACCAACGACACCGTGTACATCACCGGGACGTTCGGTCGCGTCTCCGGCAACGACCGTTCCGGCGCCGCAGCGTTCACCCGCGCCGGCGCTCTGCTGCCCTGGGCCCCGGCGCTCGAAGGCCGGCAGGGTCGTGTCGTGACCGTCTCTCCCGCGGGCGACAAGGTGGTCCTCGGCGGTAACTTCCAGACTCTCAACGGCAGCTCGAACCCGGGCTACGGCCTGGCCATGGTCTCGGCATCCGACGCCTCCCTGCTGCCGTTCTCGGCGAACAACGTCATCCGCAACGCCGGACTCGACGCGGCGATCCTCTCGCTCAAGTCGTCCGGCGACGACATCTACGGCACCGGCTACGTGTTCGGCGCCGGTGGCAACCTCGAGGGCTCCTTCCGCGCATCGTGGTCGAGCGGCGACCTCGTCTGGGTCAACGACTGCCACGGCGACCAGTACGACGTGGAGCCGATGGGCGACACCGTGTACGCGGCCGGTCACTCGCACTACTGCGGCAGCCTCGAAGGCGGTTTCCCGCAGAGCGACCCCTGGTCCTTCTACCGCGGTCTCGCGGTCTCGAAAGACGTCGCGCGGACGACGCCCTACGGACTGAACCTCGGATACTACGACTTCGGCGGCAACCCGGCGCCCAAGCTGCTGCACTGGTTCCCCGCTTTCAACGCGGGCAACGTCAGCGGCGCATCGCAGGGCCCGTGGTCGGTCAGCTCGAACAGCGAGTACCTCGTCTACGGCGGTGAGTTCACCCGGGTGAACAACACCGGTCAGCAGGGTCTCGCCCGCTTCGCGGTGACGTCGAAGGCGCCCAACGCGCAGGGACCGATCCTCTGGAACACGGCCTGGCCCGCCTCGTCGATCGCCCTCACGGGCGGATCGGTCCGCGTCAGCTGGCCGCTCAACTACGACCGTGACAGCGAGTACCTGAAGTACGAGGTGCTGCGCGACAACGCGGTCGTCAAGACCTATGAGAACGTCCGGTCGAAGTCCGCCGACTGGGGGCTCCCTCCGATGGCGTTCGTCGACACCACCGTCACGAACGGAACCACGTACACGTACCGCGTGCGTGCCACCGACAACGAGGGACACTCGATCCTCGGTGGGACGACGACCGTGACGGCATCCGGATCCGCGGCCCCGAGCGCGTACCGCACCGCGGTGCTCGATGACGCACCGTTGAACTACTGGCCCCTCGACGACTCGTCGGCCACGCTCTCGTATGACTGGGCCGGCGCATCCGACCTCGCCGTGCGCAGCGGCGTGACCCGCGGAACCACCGGTGCCATGCTCTCGGACTCGCGCAGCGCGTCGAGCTTCGACGGGTCCGGCGAGGGCTTCGCGTCGACGACATCGGCGATCGCCGGTCCGAACACGTTCGGCATCGAGGCCTGGTTCAAGACGACCACCACCAACGGTGGAAAGATCGTCGGATTCGGCAACAGCTCCACCGGCACCTCCGGCAGCTACGACCGCCACGTCTACATGGAGCCGAGCGGACAGGTCACCTTCGGTGTCTACCCGGGGTCGTCGCAGACGATCAGCTCGGCCAGCGCGTTCAACGACGGGCAGTGGCACTACGTGTCGGCGGGTCTGAGCGACGGCGGCATGGTGCTCTACATCGACGGCGTCCGCGTCGCCCAGCGCACCGATGTCACGTCGGCGCAGGCGTACAACGGCTACTGGCGAGTCGGAGGCGACAGCCCGTGGTCGGGAGCAGCCTTCTTCCCCGGTCAGATCGACGACGTCGCCATCTACGGCGCCCCGCTGACCCGCGAGCAGGTCGCTTCGCACTACACGGCATCCGGTCGTGAGCTCGAGGGATCGACCGCTCCGGCTGACGCGTACGGCGCGGCCGTGTACGCCGCAGACCCGGCGCTGTACTGGCGACTCGGCGAGTCGACGGGCGACACCGCAGCGGATGCCTCGGGCTACAACCAGAAGGGCACCTACTTCGGCAGCGTCAGCAAGGGCGCCGACGGAGCCCTCGCCGGTGTGACCAACAAGGCGGCCTCGTTCGAGGGTGGCCAGGTCATCAGCCAGAACTCCTACACGAACCCCCGCTCGTACTCGCTCGAGGCATGGTTCAAGACGAGCACGACCACCGGTGGCAAGATCATCGGCTTCGGCAACAGCTCGAACGGCAACTCCTCGGGCTACGACCGTCACGTCTACATGACACCGGACGGCAAGCTCATCTACGGAGTGTGGGTCGGTTTCGCCGACACGCTGCAGACCTCCGCGTCGTACAACGACGGCCAGTGGCACCAGGTGGTCGCCACGCAGGGCGCCACCGGAATGCGCCTCTACGTCGACGGCGTGGAGCAGGGGTCCAACGGCCAGACGAACGCTCAGGACTACACCGGGTACTGGCACGTGGGCGGCGACGTCACGTGGGGTCCGGGCGACTGGGAGTTCGACGGATCGATCGACGAGGTCGCGGTCTACCTGTCGCCGCTGTCCGGAACGACCGTCTCGCAGCACTACGCGCTGGGAACCACGGGAGCGCCCGCGAACATCGCACCGACGGCGAGCTTCACGAACACCATGACCAAGCTCGGCCTCGCGGTCGACGCGAGCGCCTCCGCGGATGCCGACGGCACGATCGCGAGCTACAGCTGGAACTGGGGCGACGGAACGCCTGCGGGCACCGGAGCCACGGCGACGCACACCTACGCGGTCGCGGGCTCCTACACGGTGACCCTCACGGTGACGGACGACAAGGGCGCGACGGGCACGTCGACGTCCGTCGTCGAAGCCGTCGCGAACCAGGCGCCGGTCTCCTCGTTCACCTCCGCCGCCACCGACCTGAAGGCCGATGTCGACGCGAGCGCCTCGCAGGACACCGACGGCACGATCGCCGGTTACTCGTGGAACTGGGGTGACGGCTCGGCCGCAGGATCGGGCAAGACCGCGACCCACACGTACGCGGCAGCGGGAACGTACACCATCACGCTCACCGTGACCGATGACGAGGGAGCGACGTCGCAGACGACGGCGTCGATCACGGTCACGGCACCGGTGGGAGCGGTGACCTACGCCACCGACTCGTTCAACCGCACGGTCGCCAGCGGCCTCGGTACCGCGAACACCGGGGGAGCGTGGACCCTGTCGAACACGGCATCCAACTACCTCGTCAGCGGCGCCTACGCGGCGTTCCAGCAGCCGGCCGGAGGAGCGCAGCGGTACGCGTACCTCACGGGAGTCTCCTCGACCGACACCGCAGTCGACGTCGACGTGGTGCTGCCGCAGCTCCCGACCGGGGGCAGCGCGTACTACACGGTGGCCGCACGTCGTGTGGGCACGGAGGACTACCGGTCGCGGGTCATCGTCTCGCCGACCGGCGGGGTCCAGCTGCAGCTGCAGCAGACGGCTACCGTCCTGACGACCGCGTCGACCGGGCTGACCGTGAGCGCCGGTGACGCACTGCACGTGCGCACCGAGGCCACGGGCACCTCGCCGACGACGGTCAGGGCCAAGGTGTGGAAGGTCGGCACGGCTGAGCCCGCGAACTGGACCTCGTCGACGACGAGCTCCACCGCTGGTCTGCAGTCGGCCGGACACGTCGGTCTCGGTGTGTATCTCGGCGGCTCGGTCACCAACGTGCCGTTCCAGACCCGGTTCGACAACTTCTGGGCAGGATCCACGACGGGCGGCCCGACGCCTCCCGCCAACCAGGCGCCGGTCGCCGCATTCACCAGTTCGGTGAGCGGGCTCTCGGCCACGGTGAACGGATCGACCTCGACCGACGCCGACGGCACCATCGCCTCGTACGCCTGGGACTTCGGAGACGGAGCCACGGCCACGGGCGTCACGCCCGCTGCGCATGCATATGCTGCCGCAGGCACGTATCAGGTGAAGCTGACGGTCACGGACGACAAGGGCGCAACCGGAACGGTCACCAAGGCGGTCACGGTGACGGCGGGCCCGGCCAACCAGAACCCTGTCGCATCGTTCACGGCGACTCCGACCGATCTCACGGTCGCGGTCGACGGCACGGCATCGACGGATCCTGACGGCTCTGTCGCCTCGTATGCGTGGAACTTCGGTGACGGGGCGACCGCCACCGGGTCGACGGCTTCGCACCCGTATGCCGCAGCGGGCACATACACGGTGACGCTGACGGTGACCGACAACCTCGGCGCGGTGAACACCGTGACGAAGTCCGTGACGGTGGTCGCTCCGGCCGGTGCGGCCTTCGCCGCCGACGACTTCGGTCGGGCGAACGGCACGCTCGGGACGGCCCAGACCGGTGGTGTCTGGACGCAGACGAGCGGAGCGGCGAACGTCGCGATCGACAACGGGGCAGCGAAGTTCACGACGCAGGCGGCGGGGCAGACTCGCACGGCATCGTTGAACTCCGCCACCTCGACGAGCACGGATCTGACGTTCACCGTGACCGCGCCGGCGATGCCGGCCGGAGCGCGCGTCTACGTCGCGGCACTCGCTCGGGTCGTCGGGTCGGATGACTACCGGGCGCGGTGGCTGATCGGTGCCGACGGATCGGTGACGGCACAGCTCGCCCGCGGTGGCACGGCATTGGTCTCGCAGAACATGGCGGGCTTCACGTTCGCCGCCGGAACGGTATATAACGTGCGGGTGCAGGCATTCGGCACGGGTACGACGACGCTCCGGAGTAAGCTCTGGGCGGCGGGAACGACGGAGCCGGCTGCCTGGCAGCTGTCCACGACCGATTCCACCGCAGCACTGCAGACCGCCGGTTACGTCGGGATCTCGACCTACGCGGGATCCGGCTTCACCAGTGTTCCGTACACCCTGACATTCGACGACTTCCGAGCACGAGGAGTGACGCCCTGA
- a CDS encoding YveK family protein, producing the protein MEDVPYGRILREGWVVIVVLAVFGAGMGWLVTKMLPETYAATSTLLLRVDSTEASLFERNQFSLARIKSYPPLVDSPEVIDAVRDDLDLDDDEYPDRDIRRMVSAENTADTVLLVVRADAPTAQLATDIANSAATHLSELIGETENDEDDARYTVALDQVLPAVAPLAPISPQVTAITGLGGIAGLALGAIVAVYRTTTNRRLRTISDVRRSSGLPVIGQIPRRSRLRQDANSGAAVAYEEAAGNLVALAGGGVRTHVVVPATDDAMDDEAVTGMLEAQRLIGATACVVDTRESHVKGHGHTLNEVLEGEPISTGEETDAVFVADDPIPLEKLVSALPGIIAALHEAFDVVVVVCDPGASALIEKLAGPGAGVIINVKHNSTSATDLVAVTTRLRVMGVRPVGVVMLHTGSRSLGSIAESWRISDRDPAPVLAGAGGSHARSD; encoded by the coding sequence ATGGAAGATGTTCCTTACGGACGTATTCTGCGCGAGGGATGGGTGGTCATCGTCGTGCTCGCGGTGTTCGGGGCCGGCATGGGGTGGCTCGTGACCAAGATGCTTCCAGAGACCTATGCGGCGACGTCGACTCTCCTGCTGCGCGTCGACTCGACCGAGGCATCGCTGTTCGAGCGCAACCAGTTCAGCCTGGCGCGCATCAAGTCGTATCCGCCGCTGGTCGACAGTCCGGAGGTCATCGACGCCGTACGCGACGACCTCGACCTCGACGACGACGAGTACCCCGACCGCGACATCCGGCGAATGGTCTCGGCCGAGAACACGGCTGACACCGTGCTGCTCGTGGTCCGCGCCGACGCGCCGACCGCCCAGCTCGCAACGGACATCGCCAATTCGGCCGCGACCCACCTGTCCGAGTTGATCGGTGAGACCGAGAACGACGAGGATGACGCGCGCTACACCGTGGCGCTCGATCAGGTGCTGCCGGCGGTCGCACCGCTTGCTCCGATCTCGCCGCAGGTGACGGCGATCACAGGGCTCGGCGGCATCGCGGGTCTCGCGCTCGGAGCGATCGTCGCCGTATACCGCACCACGACCAATCGGCGTCTGCGCACGATCTCGGATGTCCGACGCTCGTCCGGCCTTCCCGTCATCGGGCAGATACCGAGACGCAGCCGTCTGCGCCAGGACGCGAACTCCGGAGCGGCGGTCGCCTACGAGGAAGCGGCAGGAAACCTCGTCGCGCTCGCCGGAGGCGGCGTGCGCACACACGTGGTCGTCCCGGCCACAGACGACGCGATGGACGACGAGGCGGTCACGGGGATGCTCGAGGCCCAGCGGCTGATCGGCGCGACCGCGTGCGTCGTGGACACGAGAGAATCGCACGTGAAGGGCCACGGTCACACGCTCAACGAGGTGCTCGAGGGCGAGCCGATCTCGACGGGTGAGGAGACCGACGCGGTCTTCGTCGCCGACGATCCCATCCCGCTCGAGAAGCTGGTCTCGGCGCTTCCCGGCATCATCGCGGCCCTGCATGAGGCCTTCGACGTGGTGGTCGTCGTCTGCGATCCCGGGGCCTCGGCGCTCATCGAGAAGCTGGCGGGTCCGGGGGCGGGTGTCATCATCAACGTGAAGCACAACTCCACGTCCGCGACCGATCTGGTGGCCGTCACGACGCGCCTGCGGGTCATGGGCGTGCGCCCGGTGGGCGTGGTGATGCTGCACACGGGTTCGAGGTCCCTCGGCTCCATCGCCGAGTCATGGCGGATCTCCGACCGTGATCCGGCTCCGGTTCTCGCGGGCGCCGGAGGCTCGCATGCCCGCTCTGACTGA
- a CDS encoding O-antigen ligase family protein: protein MPALTDTRRQPRQQSAHHPSTARVTAVGALYVLIIVSVIPWRSATIYSGGADGVVVAKAFIAVLAFAATLALAARTRERVAVGIAPACVIALALLVSVLGSVLAGNDSATIILVGRMFLVMATILFLLTTVPWVTSIVCLLAAMASVAVVAAVTGLPSLAASGRLGGGIPEIHPNELAGLVAAPIIGLVILMLRNGVRVWRLLAAVVLVGIAVASGSRTGLLAIVVGIGVAVLVNGIRDRSVLYLLLGALPLGYAIGSFTDVFGSLATRAGSNDTSTALDSRFDVWRVVLGWDWGEWQKWIGIGLSAKKIPVDIKWRDEQVLDSSWASLLAQTGLIGTALIAALIVWCVASALISSRRRWLVTPLLTLVIIRSVTESGLIDSATAFILFFVVASLLTHRSRHADDPVGPEYDRVDGRRSHHLSLT from the coding sequence ATGCCCGCTCTGACTGACACCCGTCGCCAACCCCGGCAGCAGTCCGCTCACCACCCGAGCACCGCGCGGGTGACGGCGGTGGGCGCTCTCTACGTGCTGATCATCGTCAGCGTGATCCCGTGGCGAAGCGCGACGATCTACTCCGGCGGTGCCGATGGAGTGGTGGTCGCCAAGGCGTTCATCGCTGTGCTCGCGTTCGCCGCCACCCTCGCCCTGGCCGCGCGGACACGCGAGCGGGTCGCCGTAGGGATCGCCCCTGCATGCGTGATCGCCCTCGCCCTGCTGGTGAGTGTGCTGGGTTCGGTTCTCGCGGGCAACGACTCCGCGACGATCATCCTCGTCGGCAGGATGTTCCTGGTGATGGCCACGATCCTCTTCCTGCTCACCACCGTCCCCTGGGTGACGAGCATCGTGTGCCTCCTCGCAGCGATGGCCTCGGTGGCGGTCGTCGCCGCCGTCACGGGCCTGCCGAGCCTCGCGGCCAGTGGTCGCCTCGGCGGAGGCATCCCGGAGATCCATCCGAACGAGCTCGCGGGACTCGTGGCCGCGCCGATCATCGGACTGGTGATCCTGATGCTGCGCAACGGCGTGCGGGTGTGGCGCCTGCTCGCCGCGGTCGTCCTGGTGGGGATCGCCGTGGCCAGCGGATCGCGGACCGGGCTGCTCGCGATCGTCGTCGGAATCGGCGTCGCCGTTCTGGTCAACGGGATCCGCGACCGCAGCGTGCTCTATCTGCTTCTCGGAGCTCTCCCGCTCGGTTACGCCATCGGCTCGTTCACCGACGTGTTCGGCAGCCTGGCCACGAGAGCGGGTTCCAACGACACGTCCACCGCGCTCGACTCGCGCTTCGACGTGTGGAGGGTCGTGCTCGGCTGGGACTGGGGTGAATGGCAGAAGTGGATCGGCATCGGGCTCTCGGCCAAGAAGATCCCCGTCGACATCAAGTGGCGTGACGAGCAGGTGCTCGACAGCAGCTGGGCGTCGCTGCTCGCCCAGACCGGCCTCATCGGCACGGCGCTGATCGCGGCACTCATCGTGTGGTGCGTGGCGAGCGCGCTGATCTCGTCTCGGCGTCGGTGGCTCGTCACGCCGTTGCTGACGCTCGTCATCATCCGCTCCGTCACCGAGAGCGGGCTGATCGACAGCGCTACGGCCTTCATCCTGTTCTTCGTGGTGGCCTCGCTGCTCACACATCGGTCGCGACATGCGGACGACCCCGTGGGACCCGAATACGATCGGGTCGACGGGCGCAGGTCACACCACCTGAGTCTCACCTAG